One genomic region from Balaenoptera acutorostrata chromosome 1, mBalAcu1.1, whole genome shotgun sequence encodes:
- the ADAMTS4 gene encoding A disintegrin and metalloproteinase with thrombospondin motifs 4, with the protein MSRTDSHPGRGLAECCLWGIQPRLLLPTVPISGPLLLLLASLLPSAWPASPLPREEEIVFPEKLNDSVLPGLGTPARLLYHLPAFGEMLLLELEQDPGVRVEGLTVQYLGRAPELLGGAEPGTYLTGTINGDPESVASLHWDGGALLGVLQYRGTELHIQPLEGGTPNSAGGPGAHILRRKSPASGQGPICNVQAPPGNPSSSPRRAKRFASLSRFVETLVVADDKMAAFHGGGLKRYLLTVMAAAAKAFKHPSIRNPVSLVVTRLVILGPGEEGPQVGPSAAQTLRSFCAWQRGLNTPEDSDPDHFDTAILFTRQDLCGVSTCDTLGMADVGTVCDPARSCAVVEDDGLQSAFTAAHELGHVFNMLHDNSKPCVGLNGPGSTSRHVMAPVMAHVDPEEPWSPCSARFITDFLDNGYGHCLLDKPEAPLHLPVTFPGKDYDADHQCQLTFGPDSRHCPQLPPPCAALWCSGHLNGHSMCQTKHSPWADGTPCGPAQACMGGRCLHVDQLQDFNIPQAGGWGPWGSWGDCSRSCGGGVQFSSRDCTRPIPRNGGKYCEGRHTRFRSCNTQDCPTGSALTFREEQCAAYNHRTDLFKNFPGPMDWVPRYTGVAPRDQCKLTCQARALGYYYVLEPRVVDGTPCSPDSSSVCVQGRCIHAGCDRVIGSKKKFDKCMVCGGDGSSCSKQSGSLRKFRYGYNNVVTIPAGATHILVRQQGTPGVRSLYLALKLPDGSYALNGEYTLIPSATDVVLPGAVSLRYSGATAASETLSGHGPLAQPLTLQVLVAGNPENVRLRYSFFVPWPAPSTPRPPPQDWLHRKAQILEILRRRSWAGRK; encoded by the exons ATGTCCCGGACGGACTCGCATCCCGGGAGGGGCTTGGCGGAGTGCTGCCTGTGGGGAATCCAACCCCGCCTGCTGCTCCCCACCGTGCCCATCTCCGGGCCgcttctgctgctgctggcctcccttctgccctcagcctggccggccagccccctcccccgggAGGAGGAGATCGTGTTTCCAGAGAAGCTCAACGACAGCGTCCTGCCTGGTTTGGGCACCCCTGCCAGGCTGTTGTACCACTTGCCGGCCTTTGGGGAGATGCTGCTACTAGAGCTGGAGCAGGACCCCGGCGTGCGGGTGGAGGGGCTGACGGTGCAATACCTGGGCCGGGCGCCTGAGCTCCTGGGTGGTGCAGAGCCGGGCACATACCTCACTGGCACCATCAACGGAGATCCGGAGTCGGTGGCATCCCTGCACTGGGATGGGGGAGCTCTGTTAGGGGTGCTGCAGTATCGAGGGACCGAACTCCACATCCAGCCCCTGGAAGGAGGCACCCCTAACTCTGCTGGTGGGCCTGGGGCTCACATCCTACGCCGGAAGAGTCCTGCCAGCGGCCAGGGCCCCATTTGCAACGTCCAGGCTCCTCCCGGGAACCCCAGTTCCAGCCCACGAAGAGCCAAG CGCTTTGCTTCCCTGAGTAGATTTGTGGAGACCCTGGTGGTGGCAGATGACAAGATGGCGGCATTTCACGGTGGTGGGCTAAAGCGCTACCTGCTGACGGTCATGGCAGCAGCGGCCAAGGCCTTCAAGCACCCAAGCATCCGCAACCCTGTCAGCTTGGTGGTGACTCGGCTAGTGATTCTGGGGCCAGGGGAGGAAGGGCCCCAAGTAGGGCCCAGTGCCGCCCAGACCCTGCGCAGCTTCTGTGCCTGGCAGcgaggactcaacacccccgaggACTCGGATCCTGACCACTTTGACACAGCCATTCTGTTTACCCGTCAG GACCTGTGTGGGGTCTCTACTTGTGACACTCTAGGCATGGCTGATGTGGGCACTGTGTGTGACCCAGCTCGGAGCTGTGCTGTCGTGGAGGATGATGGGCTCCAATCAGCCTTCACTGCTGCTCATGAACTGG GCCATGTCTTCAACATGCTCCATGACAACTCAAAGCCATGTGTTGGTCTGAATGGGCCAGGGAGTACCTCCCGCCATGTCATGGCTCCTGTGATGGCTCACGTGGATCCCGAGGAGCCCTGGTCCCCCTGCAGTGCCCGCTTCATCACTGACTTCCTGGACAATGGCTACG GGCACTGTCTCTTAGACAAGCCAGAGGCTCCCCTGCATCTGCCTGTGACTTTCCCCGGCAAGGACTATGATGCTGACCACCAGTGCCAGCTGACCTTTGGGCCTGACTCACGCCATTGTCCACAGCTGCCGCCGCCCTGTGCTGCCCTCTGGTGCTCTGGCCATCTCAATGGCCACTCCATGTGCCAGACCAAGCATTCACCCTGGGCTGATGGTACCCCCTGTGGGCCCGCACAGGCCTGTATGGGTGGCCGCTGCCTCCACGTGGACCAGCTCCAGGACTTCAAT ATCCCACAGGCCGGTGGCTGGGGCCCCTGGGGATCATGGGGTGACTGCTCTCGGAGCTGTGGAGGTGGTGTCCAGTTCTCTTCCCGGGACTGCACACGGCCCATCCCCCGGAATGGTGGCAAGTACTGTGAGGGCCGCCATACCCGCTTTCGTTCCTGCAATACCCAGGACTGCCCAACTGGCTCAG CACTGACCTTCCGTgaagagcagtgtgctgcctacAACCACCGCACTGACCTCTTCAAGAACTTCCCAGGGCCCATGGACTGGGTTCCTCGCTACACAGGTGTGGCGCCCCGGGACCAGTGCAAACTCACCTGCCAGGCCCGGGCACTGGGCTACTACTATGTGCTGGAGCCACGG GTGGTAGATGGGACGCCCTGTTCCCCAGACAGCTCCTCAGTCTGTGTCCAGGGCCGCTGCATCCATGCCGGCTGTGACCGCGTCATTGGCTCCAAAAAGAAATTTGACAAGTGCATGGTGTGCGGTGGGGATGGttctagctgcagcaagcagtCTGGCTCCTTGAGAAAATTCAG GTACGGATACAACAATGTGGTCACCATCCCTGCAGGGGCCACCCACATCTTGGTCCGACAGCAGGGTACCCCTGGTGTCCGGAGCCTCTACCTGGCCCTGAAGCTCCCCGATGGCTCCTATGCCCTCAATGGTGAATACACGCTGATACCCTCCGCcacagacgtggtcctgcccggGGCAGTCAGCTTGCGCTACAGCGGGGCCACTGCAGCCTCGGAGACACTGTCCGGCCACGGGCCCCTGGCTCAGCCCTTAACGCTGCAGGTCCTGGTGGCTGGCAACCCCGAGAACGTACGCCTCCGCTACAGCTTCTTCGTGCCCTGGCCAGCCCCTTCAACGCCACGCCCCCCTCCCCAGGACTGGCTGCACCGCAAGGCCCAGATTCTGGAGATCCTCCGGCGGCGCTCCTGGGCGGGCAGGAAATAA